A genome region from Marinobacter panjinensis includes the following:
- the yrfG gene encoding GMP/IMP nucleotidase codes for MVNWHSLDTVFLDMDGTLLDLHFDNHFWLEHLPRRYAEHNNLSPEEARNTIIPMIMAERGSLNWYCTDYWSERLNLDITGLKAEVGERIGYRPHVTDFLDAVKSTGLRSVIVTNCHPDPLSLKLQRTGLDSRVDNIISSHQLGKPKEDPAFWQDLARLEPYRLTTTLMVDDSFPVLESARTAGIAQCLAILAPDSKQAARDKHPDIPSIHHFDEILPALRQRQPLPSGQ; via the coding sequence ATGGTGAACTGGCACTCCCTCGATACCGTGTTCCTGGATATGGACGGAACGCTGCTCGACCTGCATTTCGACAACCACTTCTGGCTCGAACACCTGCCCAGGCGTTATGCCGAGCACAACAACCTCAGCCCTGAAGAAGCGCGCAACACCATTATTCCCATGATCATGGCCGAACGTGGTTCCCTGAACTGGTACTGCACCGACTACTGGAGTGAACGCCTGAACCTGGATATCACCGGGCTCAAGGCCGAAGTGGGCGAGCGCATCGGCTATCGGCCCCATGTCACGGATTTTCTCGATGCGGTGAAAAGCACCGGCCTGCGTTCGGTGATCGTTACCAACTGCCATCCGGACCCACTCAGCCTGAAACTGCAGCGCACTGGTCTGGACAGCCGGGTGGACAACATCATTTCCAGCCACCAACTGGGAAAACCCAAGGAAGATCCAGCCTTCTGGCAGGACCTTGCCCGACTTGAACCCTACCGGCTCACCACCACCCTGATGGTCGACGACAGCTTCCCGGTACTGGAAAGCGCCCGAACTGCCGGCATCGCCCAGTGTCTGGCCATCCTGGCACCGGACAGCAAACAGGCCGCCCGGGACAAACACCCGGACATCCCCTCGATCCATCACTTCGATGAAATCCTGCCAGCCCTGCGTCAGCGCCAACCCCTGCCATCAGGCCAGTGA
- the hslR gene encoding ribosome-associated heat shock protein Hsp15, translating into MTATTTDDTRVRLDKWLWAARFYKTRNLAKQAIEGGKVHYNSQRTKPGKLVEPGAKVTLRQGWQERIIIVDDISERRRGAQEAQQLYHETEDSVKRREELSWQRKTMQAAQLPPARRPSKKDRRDIQRFREQNGL; encoded by the coding sequence ATGACGGCAACCACCACTGACGACACCCGCGTAAGACTCGACAAATGGCTGTGGGCAGCGCGCTTCTACAAAACCCGCAACCTCGCCAAGCAGGCCATCGAGGGGGGCAAGGTTCACTACAACAGCCAGCGAACCAAACCCGGCAAACTGGTGGAGCCCGGCGCCAAGGTCACCCTGCGGCAGGGATGGCAGGAGCGCATCATTATCGTGGACGACATCAGTGAACGTCGTCGGGGGGCGCAGGAAGCACAACAGCTCTACCACGAAACGGAAGACAGCGTGAAGCGCCGGGAAGAGCTCTCGTGGCAGCGCAAAACCATGCAGGCGGCGCAGTTGCCACCGGCCCGACGGCCCTCCAAGAAAGACCGCCGGGACATTCAGCGCTTCCGCGAACAGAACGGGCTTTGA
- the hslO gene encoding Hsp33 family molecular chaperone HslO produces the protein MASRDQFQRFIFEDSQVRGAWVKLNDSYSEIGNQAPYPASVRRILGESLAASVLMSTTLKFEGTLSLQAQGKGPLRTLMAECSHDRFIRGLARYDEHAVTEDSLDALLGEGSMAITISPDKGQRYQGVVPREEENLADCLAEYFERSEQIPTSFFLFADDNCSAGLMLQKMPGNTEHDSDLWDRLNHLASTVEAEELLGLDSESLLYRLFHEETVRLFDAETVAFRCSCSRERTLGALEGIGQEECYSILEEQGSIEMDCQFCHAHYRFDRNDIDHLFTGHTLH, from the coding sequence ATGGCATCCCGGGACCAGTTCCAGCGATTTATTTTTGAAGACAGCCAGGTCCGGGGAGCCTGGGTGAAGCTCAACGACAGCTATAGTGAAATCGGCAACCAGGCGCCGTATCCCGCCTCTGTAAGGCGCATTCTTGGAGAATCACTGGCCGCCAGCGTACTGATGAGCACCACCCTCAAATTTGAAGGCACCCTCTCTTTGCAGGCCCAGGGCAAAGGGCCGCTGCGCACCCTGATGGCCGAGTGTAGTCACGACCGCTTCATCCGTGGCCTTGCCCGATACGACGAGCACGCCGTTACCGAGGATTCCCTGGACGCACTGCTGGGCGAAGGCAGCATGGCCATCACCATCTCGCCAGACAAAGGCCAGCGTTATCAGGGCGTGGTGCCCAGAGAAGAAGAAAATCTGGCCGACTGCCTGGCAGAATACTTCGAGCGCTCGGAACAGATCCCCACCAGCTTCTTCCTGTTTGCCGACGACAACTGCAGTGCCGGCCTGATGCTGCAGAAAATGCCCGGCAACACCGAACATGATTCCGACCTCTGGGACCGCCTGAACCACCTGGCCAGCACCGTGGAAGCCGAGGAGCTGCTGGGGCTGGACAGTGAATCCTTGCTCTACCGACTGTTCCACGAAGAGACTGTGCGCCTGTTCGACGCCGAAACGGTCGCCTTCCGCTGCAGTTGCTCACGGGAACGGACCCTGGGCGCACTGGAGGGCATCGGCCAGGAAGAGTGCTACAGTATCCTTGAGGAACAGGGTTCCATCGAGATGGATTGCCAGTTCTGTCACGCTCACTATCGCTTCGATAGAAATGATATTGATCATCTTTTCACCGGCCATACGTTACACTGA